The following are encoded together in the Erpetoichthys calabaricus chromosome 16, fErpCal1.3, whole genome shotgun sequence genome:
- the uts2r3 gene encoding urotensin-2 receptor — MDFWQHSGARQDGRLQSNSSTFAALTKNQSASLSPNSSASSKDDMVITAVIGTILSVMCIVGVAGNLYTLAVVRRRRGRSNSSLYVHVLNLALADLLYLSTAPFIVYDSFAPDWAFGEAGCRILLSLDLLTMHASIFILTIMSSERYAAISRPLATARSSRGYRKVVAPLVWVLSLGLTLPMMVMIHLEERPVEDGDTRKLCAPTWSDEDYRTYLTVLFVTSILAPGIIIGFLYAGLARIYWTSQTKGQLGNSRPPKLKVLYMIFTIVLAFWACFLPFWVWQLLPLYHPEALRFLPMSTEIYINHLVTCLTYGNSCVNPFLYTLLTKNYREYRHGQLSSQHKSVAHTFLASYYCRRGAPSAGQVRSGTGMASATETVILTMAQGQAVG; from the coding sequence ATGGATTtctggcagcacagtggtgccaGACAAGATGGCCGGCTTCAATCCAACAGCTCTACTTTTGCAGCCTTGACCAAAAACCAGTCTGCAAGCCTTTCCCCAAATTCCTCTGCCTCTAGCAAGGACGACATGGTCATCACAGCGGTCATCGGCACGATCCTGTCAGTGATGTGCATTGTGGGGGTGGCAGGAAATCTTTACACGCTGGCTGTAGTCCGTCGACGGCGGGGCCGCTCCAACTCCTCTCTTTATGTCCATGTCCTGAACCTCGCCCTCGCGGACCTCCTGTATCTTTCCACTGCCCCGTTCATCGTTTATGATAGCTTTGCACCCGACTGGGCTTTCGGGGAAGCAGGGTGCAGAATACTGCTGAGCCTGGACCTGCTCACCATGCATGCCAGCATTTTCATCCTAACCATCATGAGCTCTGAGCGATATGCGGCCATTTCCAGGCCTCTGGCAACAGCCAGAAGCTCAAGGGGGTACAGGAAAGTGGTGGCACCATTAGTATGGGTGTTATCGTTGGGGCTTACTCTGCCCATGATGGTAATGATCCATCTCGAAGAACGTCCTGTGGAAGATGGGGACACGAGAAAGCTGTGTGCTCCCACTTGGAGCGATGAGGACTACCGCACCTATCTGACTGTGCTCTTTGTTACTAGTATTCTTGCTCCTGGCATAATCATTGGCTTCTTGTATGCTGGCCTTGCAAGGATCTATTGGACATCACAAACCAAAGGCCAACTGGGAAACTCCAGGCCTCCCAAGCTCAAGGTTCTCTATATGATCTTCACCATCGTGCTGGCGTTTTGGGCTTGCTTCCTGCCATTTTGGGTCTGGCAGCTACTGCCCCTCTACCACCCAGAGGCCCTTCGTTTCCTGCCAATGAGCACTGAAATCTACATCAACCACCTGGTGACCTGCCTCACCTATGGAAACTCCTGCGTCAACCCCTTCCTTTACACTCTACTGACCAAGAACTATCGGGAGTACCGTCACGGCCAGCTGAGCAGCCAACATAAAAGTGTGGCCCACACCTTTCTAGCCTCCTATTACTGTCGAAGGGGGGCGCCCTCTGCTGGGCAGGTCAGGTCGGGAACTGGAATGGCCAGCGCCACCGAGACTGTCATTCTTACTATGGCTCAGGGTCAAGCAGTGGGGTAG